The genome window TATTATTAAAAGTATTGTTTTGAATATCTCTGTCTTTAACCTTCTTTGCTTCCTTAAAAATCTTATCAAGCAATGCCTTGTCTATTTCCTCAACATAGTCAAAAATACAAGCACAAATGGGAAGATGCTCCCCTTCATCAATCCATTTAGAAATTAGGTCTTTCGCGCATTTTTTTGACCTGCTCTTCCAAATGCCGGCAACCAAATGAATAAGAAAAGGTTCGAGTTCAATTTCTTTTTCTGTTAATAATTTATAAGCAATCTTGGGTTTTTGTTGAGCTAACTCATTGAGAAAAATATTAAAATACTGAAATTCGCCTCTGTCTTCTAATAAAGAATAGTTTTTTATAACTGATAAAATCTTTCTTTCCCAATTGTTATAACTTTCCTCTGAGATACCATCAATAAATCCTTGAATTTTCTTTTTTCTTTCCTCCTCTGCTTTTTCCCAGTCCAAATCCTCTATAAAATCATAACCAACGAATGTTCTAAACATCTCATATTCTGTGTTGGAGGCAATTAAAAATTGCAGTTCTTTAATTCTGGGTAGCTTCTCTCTGCTAAATCTACGAACAAACCAGCATATCTGTTTCTCGATATCTTTGATAATTTCATTGTCAGCACCGGGAACAACTGAGATATAATAATTAATTAAAGTATTAGTATTGCCTAATATCATGTTTTCCATATCTTTGCCATAATCACCTTTTTGCGGCAGTTGAGTTGCTTCTTGAAGTACTTGAATAATTTTTCGCTTCTGTTTTAATTCTTTGGCAAGCAAATAAAGTTTTTCAAGTATTACAATTGTCTTTTCTCTGATTTCTTTTAAATTATCATCTACTCTCAGTGCTCCAAATTGAAGAACAAAAGTCTCATAATCTTTCATTGAATGTCCTTCAAAGGATGGACTTAATAATTGTTCTGCAATTTTAACGACAGGCTCAACACCCTCAATTAAATGTTTTTTGCTCCATTTTCCAATCTTTCCCAAAATCAATAATTGTGGGTGGTAGCTAATCTTTTTTAAAGTGTGTAAATTATATTTAGAAAGACTGGATAATACCTCCAAGGCCTTCTTTTTAACCTCAGGCTCCCTATCCAGTGAAAGAATAATAAGTAAACCAAAAACCTTTTCAGTATGAAAATATCTCAACTGATTTAATATATCTAAGCATGCATCTGCAACATCTGAATAACTATGGCCCCTCAAACTGCCAAGCATTGTTTTGATTGGCTCTATTTTTAATGATTTTGATTTCTTTAAAACGGACTTCATGATGCTAATAATATCCAACTCTTTGGGCGTTTTATCTCCAAACTCCTCAATATATTTATACAGTAGCTTCAGGTTTTCATATAATTCATTATTTGATTCAGAATGAATGATGGTGTTTAAAAATTTAGTGTCAAAAATTTGTTTGCCTTGCTTAATCTTTTCAGTTTCACGAGAAATATGGTCAAAGGTACGTTGTGCTTCTTTTATATGATTTTTCATCACATCAGTAAATTGTTTTTCCAATGAGGCAAAAGCTTGTTTGTCAAAATCAGATAATTCTTTTTTCGGTTTGTAAATTATGTCATGGGCCATCTCTGACCATGCATGATACAAAATAGTAGTAAGTTGTATTTCGCATTTTAAGCCTGAAAATTTAGCATATTCTGTGAGATTTAACCTATCCTCATTAAACTTAACTATAAGATGAAGCGCGTTGTATTCATCTTCCGAATACTTGAGGTTTCGCTTAATAACATCAAATTCTTTGTAAATATGATTTTCAAACCTTTCGATATCGCTATCAATATAAAAAATGACCCTACAACCCGCAAGGTCATCAATTGCTGCCACTTTTTTTAATTTCTGGAGCTCTTTGTCATCGGTAATTTTGTTCTGTAGTGAGCCTATTTCTTTTTGCCGATAAGAAACTATCTGATATCGAAATTCATTATCCCCTAAAAGGGTTTCTAAAATAAAGCCCACAGTTTTTGCAAAATCTCCATAGATATGTAGTTGAGATTTATATTCATCAGTAAATTTTTTGACTATATCTGTTTTCATGGTCATCGTAATAATTAACCTCTCAAAACTTAATCATTCAACTAATCTCCGCCTGTACTTTTTCAATTATTTATTTCATCACACGAAGATTGCTAAATCGCATTATTTCTTATTAATTTCCTCTTTCGTTAGACCGTAGAGCTTATAAAACCGATTAGTCGATGAGCCAGTTGGTTTTTCAAGTTATTCAAGCCTGACTCTTCTTTGTTCACACTTTGGATAATTTGCTCTCATATTTTTCAAGGATTAGCTCTATTTTTTGCTGTAAATATCCTTTTAATCCCTCAGCAATTTTAACTACTTTCGAATTTGATTTTCTCAACTCGGTAATCGGCTCCTCTTTTTCTATTGAAGAACAAACTCTGTCGAAAAAGATTTGGAATGTTAAAGATGAGTCATTTCTAAATTTTATTATTCTCTCGGGTGAATAATTACGTATTTTTTCTTCCAATATTTTTCCGCTGAAGAAATCCTCCCGATAACCCTCAAAAATCTCCCGACAAAGGATATTGAAGATTTTGCATTGCCCATCAAGCTCGCTCTGAATTGCTTCAAGATGGCTTTTTAGATGTTTCTGCAAAACCTTACGAGCTTTATAATGTAGGTTATAATATTTTCTTCCAACATCATCAAATTCTCTGACTAGTTTTTCAAGATCATTGGGAATTCGTAATTTAGTGCTAGGATTTAACTTATCCCATGCTTCCAGTGTTGTTCGAGCATTAA of Candidatus Oleimmundimicrobium sp. contains these proteins:
- a CDS encoding RelA/SpoT domain-containing protein, giving the protein MTMKTDIVKKFTDEYKSQLHIYGDFAKTVGFILETLLGDNEFRYQIVSYRQKEIGSLQNKITDDKELQKLKKVAAIDDLAGCRVIFYIDSDIERFENHIYKEFDVIKRNLKYSEDEYNALHLIVKFNEDRLNLTEYAKFSGLKCEIQLTTILYHAWSEMAHDIIYKPKKELSDFDKQAFASLEKQFTDVMKNHIKEAQRTFDHISRETEKIKQGKQIFDTKFLNTIIHSESNNELYENLKLLYKYIEEFGDKTPKELDIISIMKSVLKKSKSLKIEPIKTMLGSLRGHSYSDVADACLDILNQLRYFHTEKVFGLLIILSLDREPEVKKKALEVLSSLSKYNLHTLKKISYHPQLLILGKIGKWSKKHLIEGVEPVVKIAEQLLSPSFEGHSMKDYETFVLQFGALRVDDNLKEIREKTIVILEKLYLLAKELKQKRKIIQVLQEATQLPQKGDYGKDMENMILGNTNTLINYYISVVPGADNEIIKDIEKQICWFVRRFSREKLPRIKELQFLIASNTEYEMFRTFVGYDFIEDLDWEKAEEERKKKIQGFIDGISEESYNNWERKILSVIKNYSLLEDRGEFQYFNIFLNELAQQKPKIAYKLLTEKEIELEPFLIHLVAGIWKSRSKKCAKDLISKWIDEGEHLPICACIFDYVEEIDKALLDKIFKEAKKVKDRDIQNNTFNNIIQSIVRNYPKHKNTKNLFIDTIKELTKNENWWWVNNVWYR